The Leguminivora glycinivorella isolate SPB_JAAS2020 chromosome 4, LegGlyc_1.1, whole genome shotgun sequence genome segment TGAACTTTCTACgtgtaggtacaataaatacACCTATGCTAAATTAAGAAGTGAGTTATAAGCGTAGCGAGTGTTACTAATGTTAAATTCAATAGAGGGTTAAATCGACCTTGCTATAAAAATAACACATTTTGTACCACACTTAATCGTATATCGCTTTAGTTAACGCCTTAACGGataattttttgttgttttcaACTCTACTCACCTTAAACAATCAAATGCCATGTTAAAGAGCTCGAACTGCCGCCATTGACCCGTCATTGCCAGACAAAAGTGAAAGTTTCTTCCagggaaaaatatattgtagAATTTTGCGCATACTTTCAGGTTATTTAGTCGTGGCGGATTTATACATACCGGTTTCGGGTTCTTTCCTGCAATAGATaagtaaaatattgtaaaattaatggCCGAGCTTAAAAAGCAATTACTTTTTGGCATATTACTTTGATTACATTTTTAATTGTTTTGATATTATCTGGTCGTGTCAAAACCAAATCGAATCGAAGTCGCGAATTTTAATCGCGGAAGTCTCctttacaaacatttttttctagcTACAAAAATAGATAGGTAGGTTTTGATAAGTcagtaagggccacttgcaccaacgaaattGGAGTGTTAACACACCAatttgtaaactatgtgaggtgtgcaatgaAGAGtaagtattgtattttattttatatggaatcTGACAGATGACATCCTACTAACCCGGAGTTAagttgttggtgcaagtgggcctaacataatattttattatttttgaaaatagaaaATACGGAAAAAGTTTAATACACATAAGGATAGGGTATAccttcaaaaaaataatttacctgACATGGAGTTTTCATAAAGTACTCTGTCGTTCATAGACATGGCTACGTCGAAAGCGAAATCCCCAGGATGATAAGTGATCTTCATACAAGCTTTCTGATTAAACAAATCCAACACGGCTCCCGTACAACACTTGCACACTCCAAATGAACAGGTACATCTCCTTGAGGGTTCATCGTCTTCCTCATCTGGTGTAGATGTTGTGTTTTGAACTTCTGAACTCTGCCTGGATCGAAACGATACTCTTGCCAATTGTTTAGATTTTACCCGTTCTAGGAATATTAAGGCGCTATCGGGAACTTccagatcttctaaatcttgggattgtgGAGAAGTTTTTGTTAGGTTTGTTTTTCCTTTGACTGTAACTGATAATGCAATGATGATAAGGCATAAACTTAAACAGATAATATTACAACAAGATAGTAAAATCTAATTgcataagtagttatattatgtatgtatgtatgtatgtataagctttattgtacataaaggaaacaaaagagacacagttacagagtcagagTATATTACCTACTCTATGTAGTATATTTCTTTACTAAATCATTaagcatttacaataaaaccGCGAACTTTTTGAACCCATTTCTTACTTGTATTTTGTAAGCAAAATCTAAATGCTGTCGCGTGTTTTTGGTGATTAAAAATTGTggtgcattaaaaaaaatagttaccgTTTCCGTACGCTGGTGatacaaacaaaacaaatgacaCTAAAAACACAATGAGGGTCTCCATGGCAGAAAGCTTTCGACGCGAGGCGGCGCGAACGGCGCGCGAAGTAATAATCCACGCTTGAATTCGCCTGCATATTTGAACCGGTTAGTGGCGAGAAAATATCTCCAATAAGTTTAAATATACTTAACACGTAGGTATATTATTCTAGATCTAGTTAGTTGTCAGAAGCAAAGCTGTTAACATTTAtagttttttcatgaatatataAAAACTATTATATTTAGTTACCTACACTATAgtgaaaattaaagacaaaatGACATCTCCAAAACTCgaacatttttataaaagttttcTGAAAATACTAGTTGACGGTAGTGACCAATTTTCACTCTAGTTTAGGTACATAAGGACTCGTAGCggaaacataaataaaaaactgaaattgcTTGTAGGTATTCATTTATAATATACTTTGTAGGTactaaaacatatttatttataataaataggttcttaaattaaaaataaataagtaaatatttatttctaatgTTCGAACAATTACGGGAATTTTCGTCCATCAAATAAATCTCCAACGGCATCTCCTATGCCATCAAACGGCCCTCCGTCGTCATCATCATCGGATCCACCTCCAAAGATGCCTCCGCCCCCACCAAATAGACCCCCTTCGTCTCCTCCGCCAAAGATGCCCCCAGCGACATTGGAAAGGAAGCCGTCgcggtcatcatcatcatcattactaCCAAAAAGACTTACAGGAGCAGGCCCTGATGATATTGGCTTTGGATTTAATCCAGTTTGAAGACCTCTTGTGCCTAATCTGTAATAAATAAGGTAACAGTAGTAAACACAACGCCTCAATCAATAAATGTCAAAATCGTGACATTAGCAAATTGTGATTCCACTGAGTGCGCACTACGTTGTGTCGATTTCTGTATAAAAccctagataaaaaaaaaacggttaaaTCATTAATTTGGTATACATTACCCAAAACATCTAAAGGAAGCGGAGTATATTTGAAATCCTGCAATATCCGCAGTGATATCCAAACAAGCAAACGCATTATTGTTACGGATTCTAATATTAGAGATTTCAGCGCAGATACGGACGAAAGGCGCTCTTCCAGGATTGAAGCAGATTGGGGGTGGGTTGTCAGCTGAAAAAAGATAAGTATAATATAATACCTACTCACAGGACTTTGTTATACAtgtatgtaataagtatgtattttggTACCTGAAACTCTTCGCCTAAGGACAGTCCTGTTATTAACACTCATTCTGACATCAAATACAAAATCTTCCGGTACAAAGCTAATATTACCACAAGCGTTCATCCTAAATCTTTCCATTATAGTTCCTGTACAGCACCCACATTGCCCCCGGACACATGAACAAGGAAATCGAAATACGGAGCCGTTTACTTTATCTGGCATCACTGTCGTTGAAATTTCTTCGTCAAGTATAGGCGCCTCTGTCATATTGGATAAAACAGCAGGAGTTACATTTACTATTTCATCTTGTACTACTGATTCACTGACTGCATCTTGCACTATATTTGATTCAGTTACTACTTCTAAATATTCTTCGTCTTCTTCCACTTCGTTTAAATCGTCATCTTCTACATGTATGGGTAGCACGATAGTCGCTTGTTGCCTTAAAACTGGCGTAGGATTTAATGCCTGTTTCCAAATGGTTTTTGGAATTTGAAAATGTATTACATCGTAGCTTTTATCATTAGTGTAAATAATTTCGcctgaaaatattataaaattaaatgaagCAGATAATCGGTGTTAAGTACTAAAAAGTTTAACTTAGTGAAGTACTTACATTGTCCTGATTGAAATATACtactataaatatatataaatgtaagtaGATTTAATTTTATCATGGCTTTGCTTTACTATGCGGCCTGCCAATTTCACTTTCTATAAATGAGTGTCCTGGCAGGCTTACGGGTTTAAATTATATGTGAAGCGAGACACCTCAAAGTATTTAAGTGATGTGTGTGACTAAGAACCAATACTCATTTTAAATGCACAGTCTACAAGCACAAGAAAcaagttttaaatatttaatgccGGAACAGGAGAAAGTTGGATGTCATTAAGAATATTTATGGAAACTTGAGTGTACAATGTTTTGGAGCTTGTTTTGTATTTTCCTCAAATTCTTCTTTAGGTTTCGAAATTGCAAGTAAAATTTAAGATAAATTGACAAGTTAAGGATTTcaggtatatgtataattaattacGTTTCGGTAACCTAAAAAAATGCGAGGTGACAGATTTATGACcaaatttttgatataaatatcGCGAGCACGCACAACGTACATATCTACgtatttattaggtacttaacaAAATGTTGGTGGCAATGAATAAAGAAAACCTTCTTTTTCAAAGTGGTAACTAACTAATgggattttatttttcccagtAAACACTGGTAAATGGTTATAAGCTTAATCCAGTTCTGATGTAGGTACGTATGAGGATACAATTAAGTACcttatttaaactttcacgatttttacacatatttaaaattgcaaacgggacttaatcgcgtattaaatatttaaaacatagtgtttaattgttattttaaatataattattaagttcgTGTGTGTGagtgttattttaaatataattaagtacCTTGTTTAATATACTATCCGTCAAACGCATTGCCACatgttttttatatatttgatatacatataggtacagtAGGTATTGAGTTCGTGTTACTCACCTCATAAAGAATTTAAGCTTAAAAGGCTCCCTATTTTGTAACTTAATTTACAGTTGTTAATATTAAAGGATGACTGTGTCATTAGCTCATATTGACCAAACACGTCTTTCGGGATTTACTTCATGCATAGAGATGATTTACTTTAtgaaaaataattgtaattaaaaaaaatatatctttttaaaTATCAGAACTAGTTTTTTGTACTT includes the following:
- the LOC125225239 gene encoding uncharacterized protein LOC125225239 — protein: MIKLNLLTFIYIYSSIFQSGQCEIIYTNDKSYDVIHFQIPKTIWKQALNPTPVLRQQATIVLPIHVEDDDLNEVEEDEEYLEVVTESNIVQDAVSESVVQDEIVNVTPAVLSNMTEAPILDEEISTTVMPDKVNGSVFRFPCSCVRGQCGCCTGTIMERFRMNACGNISFVPEDFVFDVRMSVNNRTVLRRRVSADNPPPICFNPGRAPFVRICAEISNIRIRNNNAFACLDITADIAGFQIYSASFRCFGLGTRGLQTGLNPKPISSGPAPVSLFGSNDDDDDRDGFLSNVAGGIFGGGDEGGLFGGGGGIFGGGSDDDDDGGPFDGIGDAVGDLFDGRKFPQICRRIQAWIITSRAVRAASRRKLSAMETLIVFLVSFVLFVSPAYGNVTVKGKTNLTKTSPQSQDLEDLEVPDSALIFLERVKSKQLARVSFRSRQSSEVQNTTSTPDEEDDEPSRRCTCSFGVCKCCTGAVLDLFNQKACMKITYHPGDFAFDVAMSMNDRVLYENSMSGKNPKPVCINPPRLNNLKVCAKFYNIFFPGRNFHFCLAMTGQWRQFELFNMAFDCLRMGANGLAMVKPEENGGLPIPNPGGGVDAVVDSGDDDIEEYDENNVKSLFDIFDDDDRK